The nucleotide sequence CTTTAActaataattaaaattcctTGGGatcttataaaaaaaatgaaatagttGCCCTTGAATGGGAACACTTTTACACATACTACTTTTAAGAAGTTTTTAATGATCTATAAGGATGTTTTGTATACAGTGGAACATCCATAGTTAAAAACTCCCTAGTCCATGTTTCATAGGGGATTTGTTAAATATTATCAAAACTACTAGTAATTAAGTAAGTCAAGTTCATCTAGCAAAGGATTTTCAGGAAGTTAATCATAGGAAGTCAGTAGATAATGGTTCAAGTTATTGAAGTATGACTGTGGGAGCAACAAAAGCCTCCTGTGGGCGAATCTTCTCCTGCAAACAGGGCAGAAAACGAAAGCCAAACGGAGCGAATGTGGGCAACGAGGCTGAAAGGATAACGCTCTTGATGCTGCTGCCTCACATTGATCACGATGACCATCAGAAACGGAAGAGgcagcagtagcagcagcagcagcatcatcatcatcaaaaATCGGAGGCATCATCAAGCGCGGCATCaacgccaacaacaacaaaaatgtCCGTATCTGCGGCGATAACGCAGTTTTTCGTGCCGATCCTGTTTTTATTCCCACAGTTTTGCGAGGCTTACATCTGACGGGGGACGCAGTGGCCCCGTAGTGGCGGTGGCTATATGGTAGCTATGCATCGTATCGTATAGGGGAATATCACGGGCGCATGGTCATCATCAAGGCgatcggatcggatcggaGAGCTCttctgccggcgtcgctgcgATGGTCTCGAAATAATAAGATGACATCCAACACTTCTTGCGATCCGAGAGGCACAAACACACAAAGCTCGAGACCAAGACGAAGACCAAGACCAAGACCCTACCCCCATATGTGGCCGGTTCCCCTAGCAACCCCCTCACATCCTCATCAACCCCCTGCCATGCCAGCCGCAGTCCGttccaaatatttttcatataaAAAATCGCATTTTTTTGCCCTCTCGCGCATAATAAAACTTTTTCTGCATgcttttcatttcatttcctTCGAGATGCCGGGGGTTGCCGAGGGTCGAGCGGCTTTTGGGGGGAGGGCGGCAGACAGCAGCGCACTTGGCCGCCGCACAAAGGAAGATCACGACGCAAGGACTTGTCTGCATTCAAATCGATGTAGGTAGAGGTTGAGGCAGAGGTAGAGGTAAAGGCACTCGTACTCACACTCGTCCCCAGTCGCGTCCTCGAATGTACCTGAACCTCTCTCGCAAAAGGATGGACAATGTCCAGGGGCCGAAACTTATTGAGCCACGCTGATATTTCAGATTCGCCTTCGGTTCTTTTTTTTCGCTCTTCCTCTGGCTCGGCTTTTTATCGCCGGTGGTTGCTCATGCTTTTGCTGCTGTACTCTTGGAATTGGAATCAGCGAGCATTACCTTATTTGAGGAATAAAAAAAGCATAGTTCTTGAAATCTCGAGAAAGTCTCGGGGTTAACCTACAAGCCAAGCCGTGTGGGTGCAGGGGTGAGGATCATTAAAAGGATTTACTAACTTTTAAATGTTGGTTTTTATTAACGTGTTTTAGTTATTTATGTCTGGAATAATAAATCTTTTTTACGGTTACTCTCTATTACTTTCAAGGAAATCTTTTTCTCAtaagagataaataaattatttatggGATCATGTGATTTCAACTGATATTATGAAAACTGAAACACTTATGAGAGATACAACTAAGAGCTTATCAGCATATTCAAAATTTGAATAGAAAATGTAAGTTATTTTGTAAGAACTTTTTAAGTACTAATAAGTTTTTAAGTTgttttaaacatattttatataatttaggCAGGAAATAACTCATAAATAACCCATTTTAAAACAtcaaagtaaaatatattttaaaaaacaaaacgactttccaaaatattttgtatctCTGCACAAACTATCCATTATATTAATTCAACCAAAGTTTACCAAGGAAAATCTTgatttttagttttctttaGAGTTCTTCAGGTTCTAGTCACCGTTGCGAAACGTTGTTTACCCAAAATCTTAAATGCCAGCCCAGAAACAGGGACAGGAAGTGGATGACCAGCCGCAGCGAGGACATCGCAGGAGGAGGACGataaaaaaggagaaaaaaaaCGAGCATGAAGGAAGGAAACTCAATGCgacatttgcatttttaatgCAGACCCACATATAAAACTAAGTTTTTTATGAGTTGATTTTGATTTGCGTACTTCTTTTTATATGaaggtatttttttttgcgtttggCCAGCGACTGGTTCGAATCGTCTAATTTTTTTCGCcgcttcctttttttttttgctattcTATTTTAGCTCTGCGAGAGGCGGTCGCTTGACCATCGTGTCTCCTGCCTTGGCCATTGTCTGTGCCACGGTGTCACCTTCGAGCGGCCAGCAGGATCAAGGGGATCGAGGGGATAAAAAAGGTGGCAGAGCAATATAGCCAGAGAGCTGACCACGCAGACAAGACAAAAAGCTAAGCAGAAAAGCACACACAACGGGAGGAGCGCAGTATCCTTTTGTGATATATGAGTAAGTTGTACCTGAAGGATATGCGCTGAGCCGTTGAGCACACACAAACTGGAGGCAAGCTGCACCACCATCATCATCTTTATACGACTCTGCCTCGGAGTTTATCATTCGATATCGAGCACAGCGTGATTATATTGTGGATGAATGGGTGGGCTGGGGATGGGTATAAGGATGAGTATGAGTATGAGTATGATGACCACACCCGTGGCCTGGACACCCTGAAATCCTGGAAAGAGAGAGAGCTCTACGAGCACCCCTCGCTGATCTTCTCGGGTCGCGGTCTTTGTTTTTATGGCCATGGCTGGTGGGAAAATTTATCTAAATTGTCGatggcattttttttttttttgtattttttgcatttgaTTCTTTTTGCAAAAAGGATTTCTCTTTCTTTcgtttttttgtcatattGTGGAATGTTTTGTCGTCACTTTCGGAATGAAGCAGCCATGGCGAAGAAAAAATATGCATAAAAAATAGAATGATGGGCCAGCAAATGGCCAAAGACCATAAATTAAGCCCGAGGCAGGGACAGAAGGGCAGCGCATCTGACAGCGGCCAGGATCGATGCGAGGAAGTAGAACAAAAAGCTGGCAATTGGATGAAGGTGTTAAAATATAATGCGCCCTTGTTCCGCATCCTGCCAAGGACCCTTCGATTCGAGGCGAGGCGATTGCCCAGGCAACGCTCCGATGTGCGCGAGTAAATAGAACGCGaattttcaaacatttttcCAATTAGCTGTCAAAAGGAAAAGCACCAGCCACTTGACGTTTGTCGGCGGGAAAATCAACAAACTGAGGGAAAATTCCCTAAAGGATTGAGGGGTAGTTGAGACACGGTTGCGTGTGGCAATTATTTTTAACGAATGCGCCAAGTGGGTGGCCAAAAGGTCCTGGGTCAATGTTCGCCTTCGcatattgcgcatacgccccgTGTGCGCTGCTTTTGGTCGCTTTATTTTTCTGGGTCAGTACGATCTCAGGCCACCGGATCGCCGGCAAGATTAAGATCCATCGAAAGTAAAACAAGGCACAGCTGACGCGGCATAAATCTGGGCAGCTGCAATTGCAGTTGCAACTGCAACGGAGCTCGACGCTCCACGCAATCAACgcattaaatcaattttaacttGGCCTACTTTTGCCTTTCGCCACTGCATGGGGCGACTTATTCTCACCGCGCCTTTTTTTGTCCTAAAACAAAAGGCACAACTGCCGACCCTTGCAACGAGCAATGCATTGCAGTACAGCAGCAATatcgcagcagcaacatcatcacaacagcaacagccgTGCAGCTTGCACATGGCGCAGCCTGGGAAACCGGGGGAAAGATGCAGGCCAGGATTTCGGAGCAGGGGGAGACCTTCGGCGGAGGAGGGCAGAGGAGGACCTGGTCCATTGAAATGCAATCTGCGCACACATGGCGACGACAAACAGCGCTTTTAGTTCCCTCTTGTACTCACGGATGTTTTCAACGTGGTTAAAGTGCAAGAACGCGTTTTTTGTCGCCGCCAAATGAATACGAAATGTTTCACCTACATTTACCAGCAAGGTGCAACTACCGACATGAATCACGTTTCAGTTGGTGTGCCTTTGCTTTTAGACAGTTTCTACATTTAAGTGCTATAATAATGTGCAACACCGAGTGCACTGAACTATTGCATAAACAAAACAGTTCCTTGAATAAGTTTGAAAAATTGTAAAGAAAAATATAGCGACATTTGGCTgcataattatttataatggTTTATTCCATCTAACATTTTGGTAATATGTTTAATGTAACAGTAAaccaataatttatttattcaaatgCTCTTAAATTTAGTTAGttatttttccttttaaaaagCAGAGTACCctaaatatttactttaattttcttttaaagtTTATGAACCATTTGGTAGCTTCGTCAGCGAAAAGAGGTCCTCTGAATGGGGCAAAGCCTGCAGGCCGGAGGATATCAGCATCGACATCCGAGCTCTGCCATTGAAGTCCTTTTTATCATCATAACCAAAGCCCCCTTCCCATCTCCTCCTCTGCACTGCAACATATTACATGGCTATTTACTTAACCCATTAATTCCGTAGTCGAAAAAATGAAGTTGCGAGGTGCTGACATGGCAAAGGGCTAACCAGAAACGGTGGCACAGCCTGTGAGCCCAGGAAAGCAGCCAGAACACATGCAGCCGGCAAATATGCGAAACGTGGCGCGAAGAGCATGCTCAAGTGCTATGTACTTGCATTTGCATTATGTAAACGCACTGGGGCCCAGACCATTCCATCCCACCAGCCAACCAACCGAACTGGCTACACAAAAAATATCCACTTAAGAATATTACATTTAATTGGTATATTCTGAAAACAAAGTCCAAAAAACAGGGACATTAAAGAACAATCGGCTTGCTCTTTTCCACAACGTTAAACAAAACGAATTTGGAAaccaaaatatatttactatatttaaaataaaaaatcccAATGGTCTCTTTAAAGTATAAGCCTCAAAAACCTCTTATTTACAGTGCCCGCCGCAAAGGCAAAAATCCACATCAGATTATACATTcgatatatatgtatacacaTACATTTTATAACTCTTTtcaatgtatatttttttgtgtgcaCCATGCCATCCAGCCAACCAGCGAGTCAGGCAGCCTGCCAAGTGAAGTGGGCATGTGGTTTACATAAGTCGGGACTGGGACCCGGACTTATATCGGTGGTGCAGGGACTGGAGGAACTGGACCTACACCAACAAATGTGTGGGCAAAGGCTGGCTGAAAACGAAAGGAGTGCAAGGAACTCGGTGCCGGCGGCACAAACTAATGGAGAGCAACTGCTGTCAGGCGCTTTATGTAACCGTAGACATTCGTGTAATTCAAGCAGGCCAGGGCATCAGCGGGTAATGCGAGATCCAGATGGGCAAGTCTGCCAATATAAACAGTATGAAACTCTCCTAAGCTAGCCCAGCAAAGGGGCCTTGAAGTGCCCATCTAAGGAGCTAGTCAGCTTCTGCCTGACCGAACAATCTACTCAGAGAATAGAAAGCtactttaaaattaatagTAAATCAAGTATGCGGTCAGGCaacctatttatttaattcAGACACACTCTTAAAAAATAGAATAGAAGATCTAAATATCTGTATattgttttcaaaatattttaaatgccAAAAATATTAGAGTAAATACAAAACATTTAGATCGCATGAATTATTGTGATAATATTTAGATCAAGgtagaaaatattatatatcaCTTAGGccattttataatatatatcttgtgtaaacagaaaaaataagattaaaataaaagtgtAAAATCCTtaaatgttaaatttaatattgCAATGGTTCAAATGGcgggaaatatttaaattgaatattgAATTGAAACCTTTTTTCTATCagtaaatacattttattaaattaaaggTAATCCCGGTTTTCTTAATCACAGAAGTTATTTTAAAACCAGCCTATTCGCCTGCTGCTTGCTAATGTTTTCACTAGTtttgtatataattttattttttatacgAATATAGAGAAATTCCAATATATTTTATACCGCAACTCACCAATTCCGTGCTGTCCTAATGGGCTCGATAATGAGGAGTACATTTCCGGACTGAAGGTGCGATATGAATCACGACCCATGTTGTGGGAAACTGCAagaaacataaataaataaaggaaacaataaatttattagttATTAAACGTCAAAAGCAAATATGGTTGGTAAATTGGTATTCGGGGAATAACAGAATTCTGTCTTATCGTATACCGATAAGGCTTCTTTATCACACCTAAAAAGCCTTTAAAAATGAGAACACTAGTGCCTCCAATTCAGTACAGAAGTAGTATTTCAAGCTAATCGCACGTATCGTTGGAGATGGTTGAACAGGTTAATTTCGCTGAAGTGTTTCTGAGTGATGTATGTACGATTCCCGTGGAACACTGTACAGGATTAATTATCTTCGCCGATCTCTACGACAGACACTCGGAGCTGGAGCCTGTGCAGTGGTGCACAAAGGTATCTATAAGGCCCAAGAAGTCGCGGTGAAGGCGTACAATTTACAGGTTCAGACCGTTAAGAAAAATGCAGAAAGGGAAATTCAATTACTGTCGGAGATTGACCACGAAAACGTTGTCAAGGTTTTGGGGACGGCACGCGATGGAAAGACAGGATACTTGGTAATGGAATATCTGCAGAATGGTTCCCTCTACGACTTTCTTTACGGCATTGATCAGTGGGAGTATACTGTGGGGCAAGCTGTGCGTTGGGCATTCCAGTGTGCCAAGGTAAGGAATGAGGTCGATTTCGCCCCATACTCGGTAATATAGCTATGCTATTGTAGGGCCTAGCCCACCTACACTCGAGGGAACGACCTTTGGTACATCGCGATATAAAGCCGCAGAACCTCGTACTGGATAATCAGTTTGAAACCCTGAAGATTACGGACTTTGACCTGGCGACGGATATGTCCAATAACAGGTCTGATATGCGAGGATCCGTGAGGTATATGGCCCCAGAAGTGAGTGGAAAGACTCGAACTGTCAGTTTAGATAGCTAATTAACCTCTTTCTAACACAGGCATTTCGAGATAGAAAGTATACGGATAAGAGCGATGTGTACAGTTTTGGGATAGTGCTTTGGGAGCTAATGGCGCGTTCATTGCCCTATGAGCACTACGAGAATATCGGTAATCAATTCGCCATTTTGAAAGCCGTAAACGATGGTAAGTCAATGGAATTAacaattttaacaaaatttaTAACTATGACTTTTGAATAGTTTGTTAATCGGTTTAAGATATTTTTGATAAGTAGAAGAAAAATGTTGACCTAATTAAATTTAGTATTAATACTATCTAAAAACAGGTTACTCAAAGTAACTTTAGTAGACATCACATCATAGTAGTTTGAGAATATATCGATTTGATAGAGCTTTCAAGAAAAGAAAATGCAAGTCGTATCAAAGGTATATTATAACATTATCTAATGGTAAACACTATACTTAATAAATTTAGTATATGAGTATCAAATTAATCAGTAAGTGGTAATATTTGTATACTTATAGGAGAAAGACCTCCCTTGGACGCAGTGAGATCCGATTGCCCAGAGGGCATCAAGCAAATGATAGAACGTTGCGTGCATGAAGATCCCGAAAAACGGCCCCCTATGAAGGAGATCGAAGATTTCCTCGGCAGACTGTGCGAAACCGGGATTGACGAGGACTTCATCGAAGTTCTGGACGAGGACACCTATGCCGTGGTGACCTATCACGAGGATTCGTCCGGCCAAAAGATGATGCGCGTGGACTTCTGGCGAAGTCTGGGAGAACCGATCCGTATGATCTTCCCCATTATAAAGCGGGAAGCGGGGCGAATAGAAGAGGTCATTGTCCGCGAGACGGTCCGAGCTGCCGAGGATGTGG is from Drosophila suzukii chromosome 3, CBGP_Dsuzu_IsoJpt1.0, whole genome shotgun sequence and encodes:
- the Takl1 gene encoding putative mitogen-activated protein kinase kinase kinase 7-like; the protein is MVEQVNFAEVFLSDTLGAGACAVVHKGIYKAQEVAVKAYNLQVQTVKKNAEREIQLLSEIDHENVVKVLGTARDGKTGYLVMEYLQNGSLYDFLYGIDQWEYTVGQAVRWAFQCAKGLAHLHSRERPLVHRDIKPQNLVLDNQFETLKITDFDLATDMSNNRSDMRGSVRYMAPEAFRDRKYTDKSDVYSFGIVLWELMARSLPYEHYENIGNQFAILKAVNDGERPPLDAVRSDCPEGIKQMIERCVHEDPEKRPPMKEIEDFLGRLCETGIDEDFIEVLDEDTYAVVTYHEDSSGQKMMRVDFWRSLGEPIRMIFPIIKREAGRIEEVIVRETVRAAEDVGRETARAAQDTERETRRAEKDAERETSRAAHDGERETRRAVQDVGRESKRAIKKIGKKLRF